The Methanosphaera stadtmanae DSM 3091 genome includes a window with the following:
- the cbiD gene encoding cobalt-precorrin-5B (C(1))-methyltransferase CbiD gives MNLKLTSINGGLKIEVHENSSQKSGITTGSVATAASVAALLKLVDKAPDIVKITAPTTTLTVEIEDTSFIDNNTARAIVKKPNYNDPDVTRGMEIISEVTLTNNSGVIEITGGDGVGRVTKPGLQIPVGEYAINPVPRKMIKENIMKYLPEDNGAIIKIIIPEGKKIAPKTMNSRLGIIDGISILGTTGIARPMSSKAYTDSLRVQIDVALANGYKDLLFVPGNIGTRIAKEKLVLDEDEIIEMSNFVGYMLEEAHKTGKIRSITLFGHAGKLIKIAAGIFNTKQSVADARREIMTAYAGLVGANKKTLHDIYNCITTEDVIKILDENNITTEVFELIANKIVELCSLKYEGIKFHAVIVKMNGEILTPSHIQNIPFNKK, from the coding sequence ATGAATTTAAAACTCACTTCAATTAATGGGGGATTAAAAATAGAAGTTCATGAAAATTCAAGTCAAAAGTCTGGAATTACAACAGGAAGTGTGGCTACAGCTGCAAGTGTAGCAGCTCTACTTAAGCTTGTTGATAAGGCTCCAGATATTGTTAAAATAACAGCACCAACAACTACGTTAACTGTTGAAATAGAAGATACTTCTTTTATTGATAATAACACTGCAAGGGCTATTGTTAAAAAACCAAATTATAATGATCCTGATGTAACAAGAGGTATGGAAATTATTTCTGAAGTTACATTAACTAATAATAGTGGTGTTATAGAAATTACTGGAGGAGATGGTGTTGGACGTGTTACAAAACCAGGACTACAAATTCCAGTGGGAGAGTATGCAATAAATCCAGTACCACGTAAGATGATTAAGGAAAATATAATGAAATATTTACCTGAAGATAATGGTGCAATAATTAAAATCATAATACCTGAAGGTAAGAAAATAGCTCCAAAAACCATGAACAGTAGATTAGGTATTATAGATGGAATTTCCATACTTGGAACTACAGGTATTGCAAGACCAATGTCTTCAAAGGCATATACTGACTCTTTAAGAGTACAAATAGATGTTGCTCTTGCTAATGGATATAAAGATCTACTTTTTGTTCCAGGAAATATTGGAACAAGAATTGCAAAGGAAAAATTAGTACTAGATGAGGATGAAATTATTGAGATGAGTAACTTTGTAGGTTATATGCTTGAAGAAGCCCATAAAACTGGAAAAATACGAAGTATAACCTTATTTGGTCATGCAGGAAAGTTAATTAAAATCGCTGCTGGAATATTTAACACCAAGCAAAGTGTTGCAGATGCAAGACGTGAGATTATGACTGCATATGCAGGACTTGTAGGTGCTAATAAGAAAACATTACATGATATATATAATTGTATTACAACAGAGGATGTTATAAAGATTTTAGATGAAAATAACATTACAACAGAGGTTTTTGAATTAATTGCTAATAAGATTGTTGAATTATGTAGTCTTAAATATGAAGGTATAAAGTTTCATGCTGTTATTGTGAAAATGAATGGTGAAATATTAACGCCAAGTCACATACAAAACATCCCATTTAATAAAAAGTGA
- a CDS encoding MJ0307 family thioredoxin, translating into MTIKLEVFTSLSCPYCPMAVAAAEEAVKELGDVVDYEHLDVNENMDKVQEYTIMSVPTVVIDGEVAFIGAPSTEELVEKLKEKL; encoded by the coding sequence ATGACTATAAAATTAGAAGTATTTACATCACTTTCATGTCCATACTGTCCTATGGCAGTAGCTGCTGCAGAAGAAGCTGTTAAAGAATTAGGAGATGTTGTAGATTATGAACATTTAGATGTTAATGAAAATATGGATAAAGTTCAAGAATACACTATAATGTCTGTTCCTACTGTTGTAATTGATGGAGAAGTTGCATTTATTGGTGCTCCTTCTACAGAAGAATTAGTTGAAAAATTAAAAGAAAAATTATAA
- a CDS encoding shikimate kinase, translating into MVKVRSPASATVINAISMGKGSAFGIKLYVTSDVRVLNHDAKEDIECKCKSLDYPDMDTSLMDLCVKKVYYKLREFDIFNLKNITLKVETKSDIPPGSGLSSSSAASNSIVYATLMELLSEANLSRDDVDITDEDLLNMGIDASLEVGVTKTGSYDDASASFYGGWKITDNYERKILHDYIVDYQKVLIYIPNKSLYTAQSDVKAMKTLAPLVEMAFENAIKKNIEKALTLNGFLFCAALNLDSQISIDALKSGAKAAGLSGTGSAYSILVDDLSDIDEIKSALSKYEGKLVETSPDNKGSVVIG; encoded by the coding sequence ATGGTTAAGGTACGTTCTCCAGCATCTGCTACAGTTATAAATGCAATTAGTATGGGTAAAGGTTCAGCTTTTGGTATAAAATTATATGTAACCTCAGATGTAAGAGTTTTAAATCATGATGCAAAGGAAGATATTGAATGTAAATGTAAAAGTCTTGATTATCCTGATATGGATACTTCTCTTATGGATTTATGTGTAAAAAAGGTATATTATAAATTAAGAGAATTTGATATTTTTAATTTAAAAAATATTACTTTAAAAGTGGAAACAAAATCAGACATACCTCCAGGTTCAGGTTTATCAAGTAGTAGTGCAGCTTCTAATTCAATAGTATATGCTACATTAATGGAATTACTATCTGAGGCTAATCTTTCAAGGGATGATGTAGATATAACAGATGAAGATTTGCTTAACATGGGAATTGATGCTTCATTAGAAGTTGGTGTTACAAAAACTGGGTCATATGACGATGCTTCAGCTTCATTTTATGGTGGTTGGAAAATAACTGATAATTATGAGAGAAAAATTTTACATGATTATATTGTTGATTATCAGAAAGTATTAATATATATACCAAACAAATCTTTATATACTGCACAGTCTGATGTTAAGGCTATGAAAACTTTAGCACCACTTGTGGAAATGGCATTTGAAAATGCTATTAAAAAGAATATTGAAAAGGCTCTAACCTTAAATGGCTTCTTATTTTGTGCAGCATTGAATTTAGATAGTCAAATATCCATTGATGCATTAAAATCTGGAGCTAAAGCTGCAGGATTATCAGGCACTGGTTCTGCATATTCTATATTAGTAGATGATTTATCTGATATTGATGAAATTAAAAGTGCACTTTCAAAATATGAGGGTAAATTAGTAGAAACAAGTCCTGATAATAAGGGATCTGTAGTAATAGGGTAA
- a CDS encoding chorismate mutase, translated as MDVEEAKTLLNKSRDKIDVLNEQIIDLIIERTSLAHDIAISKKALNKDLLDTAREDIIHDKIDNLLASRDVDKEKIIEIFEILVEMSKQEQKKYLD; from the coding sequence ATGGATGTAGAGGAAGCAAAAACTTTATTAAATAAATCCAGGGATAAAATTGATGTATTGAATGAACAGATAATTGATTTAATTATTGAACGTACATCTCTTGCTCATGATATAGCTATATCTAAGAAAGCTCTTAATAAAGATTTATTAGATACAGCAAGAGAAGATATTATTCACGATAAAATAGATAATCTCTTAGCTAGTAGGGATGTTGATAAGGAAAAAATTATTGAAATCTTTGAAATACTAGTTGAGATGAGTAAACAAGAGCAAAAAAAATATTTAGATTAA
- a CDS encoding 30S ribosomal protein S17e: MGNIRTTFVKRTAKELLELHGDKFNSDFENNKQVVAEYSTVSTKHLRNQIAGYATHLLEQ, encoded by the coding sequence ATGGGAAACATAAGAACTACATTTGTTAAAAGAACAGCAAAAGAATTATTAGAATTACACGGAGATAAATTTAATAGTGATTTTGAAAACAACAAACAAGTAGTAGCTGAATATTCTACAGTGTCCACAAAACACTTAAGAAACCAAATTGCAGGATATGCTACTCATTTATTAGAACAATAG
- a CDS encoding aspartate kinase encodes MGIVVAKFGGTSVGSGERIYKAANSVVNEYMQGNQVVVVVSAINKTTDESIKLVNESIGELVTEKQLAGILSMGEMQSVRIMAATIESLGVKAEFIDPFSEKWPVITDSNYLNAKIDKKETQKRVTKYIKKLLNQGIIPVVCGFLGCDVDGSVTTLGRGGSDVSAFLIGHCLGADEVVIVTDVKGVMSTDPRKLNTARKLDKITVEEMIDLANYGAQVLHPNALRYKDPNIKAKIISFEYGDLRVQGTDIIGPAHEEYDVITITKCDDKLSVLAVVGENLMNQQCIIAQITQKVCENKLNIYGISTGESSITLFFKEDEAIKAHEKLHDLVIGGDTLSSISLGQKIAMISVVSHDFIDTPGIIASITKPLHENEINIVELSSSQTAVVVFVDWNDGDKAYDLIKETLQ; translated from the coding sequence ATGGGAATAGTTGTGGCAAAATTTGGTGGAACATCAGTTGGTTCTGGTGAAAGAATTTATAAAGCAGCTAATTCAGTTGTTAATGAATACATGCAAGGAAATCAAGTAGTGGTAGTAGTATCTGCTATTAATAAAACTACTGATGAGTCAATTAAATTAGTAAATGAATCAATAGGCGAATTAGTAACAGAAAAACAATTAGCAGGCATATTAAGCATGGGTGAAATGCAAAGTGTACGTATAATGGCAGCAACAATAGAATCATTAGGTGTCAAAGCAGAATTTATAGATCCATTTAGTGAAAAATGGCCTGTAATTACAGATAGTAACTATTTAAATGCTAAAATTGATAAAAAAGAAACTCAAAAACGTGTAACAAAGTATATAAAGAAATTATTAAATCAGGGAATAATTCCGGTGGTTTGTGGTTTCTTAGGATGTGATGTTGATGGTTCTGTAACTACTCTTGGAAGGGGTGGAAGTGATGTATCAGCATTTTTAATAGGACATTGTTTAGGTGCTGATGAAGTTGTTATAGTTACTGATGTAAAGGGTGTAATGTCTACCGATCCACGTAAATTAAACACAGCTAGAAAATTAGATAAAATCACCGTTGAAGAAATGATAGACTTAGCTAACTATGGAGCACAAGTATTACATCCTAATGCTTTAAGATACAAAGATCCTAATATAAAAGCAAAAATAATAAGTTTCGAATATGGAGATTTAAGAGTGCAGGGAACTGATATTATAGGTCCAGCACATGAAGAATATGATGTTATTACAATTACAAAATGTGATGATAAATTATCAGTTCTTGCAGTTGTTGGCGAAAATTTAATGAATCAACAGTGTATTATAGCACAAATAACACAAAAGGTTTGTGAAAATAAATTAAATATATATGGCATATCTACTGGTGAAAGCTCAATAACTTTGTTTTTCAAAGAGGATGAGGCCATAAAAGCTCATGAAAAACTACATGATCTAGTTATTGGTGGAGATACATTAAGTTCAATCTCTTTAGGTCAGAAAATTGCAATGATTTCTGTGGTAAGTCATGATTTTATAGATACACCAGGCATTATAGCCAGTATAACAAAACCATTACATGAAAATGAAATAAATATTGTTGAATTATCATCTAGTCAAACAGCAGTTGTTGTATTTGTAGATTGGAACGATGGTGATAAGGCATATGACTTAATTAAGGAGACTTTACAATGA
- the dapA gene encoding 4-hydroxy-tetrahydrodipicolinate synthase: MNLEGTHVAMITPFNNDNTINEEKYREFIDFLIEGGVDGILAAGTTGESATLTLEEHQKVIDIMVDQANGRVTTIAGAGSNATSEALDLVNYSKDAGADVALVITPYYNKPQQSGLYNHFKLLNDQCDMPIIAYNVPSRTGVDLSVDNIINLAKLDNIVAIKEANPDLNKLAHVFSRLNSENLLDDFTVLSGNDSLTLPMISQGSKGVISVVANIMPNKTSTMVNNALNGNYDEARTLSNELFNLMDVLFIEASPAPTKRALNLMGMDVGGLRMPINEICDENEVILKEILKENNLI; encoded by the coding sequence ATGAATTTAGAAGGAACACATGTAGCAATGATAACACCTTTTAATAATGATAACACAATAAATGAAGAAAAATATAGGGAATTTATTGATTTTTTAATAGAAGGAGGAGTTGATGGTATTCTTGCTGCAGGAACAACTGGTGAATCAGCAACATTAACACTAGAAGAACATCAAAAAGTAATAGATATAATGGTAGATCAAGCAAATGGTAGAGTAACTACAATTGCTGGTGCTGGTAGTAATGCAACATCTGAAGCACTGGATTTAGTAAACTATTCTAAAGATGCTGGTGCAGATGTAGCACTAGTTATAACACCATACTATAATAAACCTCAACAAAGTGGTTTGTATAATCATTTTAAATTATTAAATGATCAATGTGATATGCCAATAATTGCATATAATGTACCTTCAAGAACTGGTGTGGATTTATCTGTAGATAACATAATAAATCTTGCTAAATTAGATAATATTGTAGCAATTAAAGAAGCAAATCCTGATTTAAATAAATTGGCTCATGTATTTAGTAGGTTGAATTCTGAAAATTTATTAGATGACTTTACAGTATTGTCTGGTAATGATTCATTAACTCTACCTATGATATCTCAGGGATCTAAAGGAGTAATTAGTGTAGTGGCCAATATAATGCCTAATAAAACATCAACAATGGTAAATAATGCATTAAATGGAAATTATGATGAAGCAAGAACTTTATCAAATGAATTATTTAATTTAATGGATGTTCTATTTATTGAAGCAAGCCCAGCACCAACAAAAAGAGCACTTAACCTTATGGGTATGGATGTTGGTGGACTTAGAATGCCAATAAATGAAATCTGTGATGAAAATGAAGTAATATTAAAAGAGATTCTTAAAGAAAATAACTTAATATAA
- the dapB gene encoding 4-hydroxy-tetrahydrodipicolinate reductase — translation MIRVAVTGCAGNMGSKIIKTVQAQDNMEVVMGIEMPNSPLAGNDLGQQIGLGPMGVEIIGSQDLKTELEKVKPDVLVDFTIAKAAVETVKICAECGVNVVVGTTGLNDEQLDVMHKAIKDNDIKAVISPNMATGVNVFFEIVGQVAKILGNEYDVEIVEAHHHNKQDAPSGTAKRAAEIVAENLNLDLKEKACYGREGMVGKRPENEIGIHAVRGGDIVGDHTVMFCGDGERIEVIHRASTRQAFVNGVIRAINYQSSKQDKNIADMFDVLGL, via the coding sequence ATGATAAGAGTAGCAGTTACAGGTTGTGCAGGAAATATGGGTTCTAAAATCATTAAAACTGTACAAGCACAAGATAATATGGAAGTAGTAATGGGAATAGAAATGCCAAATAGTCCTCTAGCAGGTAATGATTTAGGTCAACAAATAGGTTTAGGTCCAATGGGTGTGGAAATAATTGGTTCACAAGACTTAAAAACTGAATTAGAAAAAGTTAAACCAGATGTACTTGTTGACTTTACAATAGCTAAAGCAGCAGTAGAAACAGTTAAAATTTGTGCTGAATGTGGTGTAAATGTTGTTGTTGGAACAACAGGATTAAATGATGAACAATTAGATGTCATGCATAAAGCTATTAAAGATAATGATATTAAAGCAGTTATTTCTCCAAACATGGCCACAGGAGTGAATGTATTCTTTGAAATTGTAGGACAAGTTGCAAAAATTTTAGGTAATGAATACGATGTTGAAATTGTAGAAGCACATCATCATAACAAACAAGATGCACCTTCTGGAACAGCAAAAAGAGCTGCAGAAATAGTAGCAGAAAATCTTAATCTAGATCTTAAGGAAAAAGCATGTTATGGCCGTGAAGGTATGGTTGGTAAAAGACCAGAAAATGAAATTGGAATACATGCTGTACGTGGTGGAGATATTGTAGGAGATCATACTGTAATGTTCTGTGGTGATGGTGAAAGAATAGAAGTAATTCACAGAGCATCTACAAGACAAGCATTTGTAAATGGTGTAATTCGTGCAATTAACTACCAAAGTTCTAAACAAGATAAAAATATTGCAGACATGTTTGATGTACTGGGATTATAA
- the asd gene encoding aspartate-semialdehyde dehydrogenase — MVRNVCVLGATGMVGQRFIQLLSQVPDFNIVNVAASEKSAGKRYEDAVTWHQTTPIPEEVRDMRIVNTNPDEISDDVDFVFASLPAQLAEPVEAAFAEKYIVASNASVNRMKENIPLVIPEVNPEHLEMMELQKDINGWDGCIVTNPNCSTIALTLTLKPLFDKYTFKRVSVTTMQAVSGAGYNGVPSMGIVDNLIPYIGGEEEKMQSETLHLLGKVNGGLVDRANFPLSASCNRVAVVDGHTESVSIEFEEDITVDDIEKTLSEFRGLPQERNLSFAPKQPVIVRKEEDRPQPRMDRDAGHGMSVSVGRVREDVFDNSFKYTLVGHNTIRGAAGASILNAQLISELYL, encoded by the coding sequence ATGGTAAGAAATGTATGTGTACTTGGTGCAACTGGAATGGTAGGTCAACGTTTTATCCAGTTATTATCTCAAGTACCAGATTTTAATATAGTGAATGTAGCAGCTTCTGAGAAATCTGCTGGTAAAAGATATGAAGATGCTGTTACTTGGCATCAAACAACTCCTATTCCTGAAGAAGTAAGGGATATGAGAATTGTTAATACGAATCCTGATGAGATTAGTGATGATGTAGACTTTGTATTTGCTTCTCTTCCTGCTCAGCTTGCAGAACCTGTAGAAGCAGCATTTGCAGAGAAATATATTGTTGCATCCAATGCTAGTGTAAATCGTATGAAAGAAAATATTCCACTAGTAATTCCGGAAGTTAATCCTGAACATCTTGAAATGATGGAGCTACAAAAGGATATTAATGGATGGGATGGATGTATTGTAACAAATCCAAATTGTTCAACCATAGCATTAACTTTAACTTTAAAACCATTATTTGATAAATATACATTTAAAAGAGTTTCTGTAACTACTATGCAAGCTGTTAGTGGTGCTGGATACAATGGTGTTCCATCAATGGGTATTGTGGATAATTTAATACCTTATATTGGCGGAGAAGAAGAAAAAATGCAATCTGAAACATTACATTTACTTGGAAAAGTCAATGGTGGGCTTGTAGATAGGGCAAATTTCCCATTAAGTGCTTCATGTAATAGGGTGGCTGTTGTTGATGGTCATACTGAATCAGTTTCAATAGAATTTGAGGAAGATATTACAGTAGATGATATTGAAAAAACATTATCTGAATTTAGAGGATTACCTCAAGAAAGAAATCTATCTTTTGCACCTAAACAACCTGTTATTGTGAGAAAAGAGGAAGATAGACCTCAACCTCGTATGGATAGAGATGCAGGTCATGGTATGAGTGTATCTGTTGGTAGAGTAAGAGAAGATGTATTTGATAATAGTTTCAAATATACTCTTGTTGGTCATAACACTATTCGTGGTGCTGCTGGAGCATCAATACTTAATGCTCAATTGATTTCTGAGTTATATTTATAG
- a CDS encoding phosphatase PAP2 family protein, with the protein MSLYSLDLMILYFFNHLIHTPLLDSIMICISYGGLLYFGLFVALLLYLFGGLKGKRVSKILVCSLLVSFFVIEIIKLGVMRPRPYDVLSSLVVIGHEWDYSFPSGHTVNMTVLSYILGKSYGHLDLFLICPLIIGITRLYLGMHYPSDVLGAYIIGLLLAFICFNIFSRRFKINNI; encoded by the coding sequence ATGTCTTTATATTCTTTGGATTTGATGATTTTATATTTTTTTAATCATTTAATACACACACCTCTACTTGATAGTATCATGATATGTATTTCATATGGGGGACTGTTATATTTTGGATTGTTTGTTGCATTGTTGTTGTATTTATTTGGTGGTTTAAAAGGAAAAAGAGTATCTAAGATTCTTGTATGTTCACTTTTAGTTTCATTTTTTGTAATTGAAATTATTAAGTTAGGTGTTATGAGACCAAGACCATACGATGTTTTATCATCTCTTGTTGTTATTGGTCATGAATGGGATTATTCTTTTCCGTCAGGACATACTGTTAATATGACTGTTTTATCATATATTTTGGGTAAATCATATGGACATCTTGATTTGTTTTTGATTTGTCCCTTAATTATTGGTATAACTAGATTGTATCTTGGCATGCATTATCCTTCAGATGTATTGGGAGCTTATATTATTGGGTTATTATTGGCTTTTATTTGTTTTAATATATTCTCGAGGAGATTTAAAATTAATAATATTTAA
- the mtaA gene encoding methylcobamide:CoM methyltransferase MtaA produces the protein MNINYTKNLRDVLNGKKTDIAPVVTVTQSGILDAMERTGTSWPQAHENPEQMATLGASLYELARLEDAKIPFCLAVEAESMGCEVDLGYGGRTPEVVKSPFEKPEDIEIPDNFETSGRIPVICEAVEILHERYDNLPVCVGITGPFTVAGHLIGVEDILKMINLDLFAVEDAIEIAAEAVSAYIKQLNEVKPEVICVADPTSSGDLLSPLDFAQLSVPALEDIQEVMKSQNVLHICGHTAGILKDMLSCGYNGISIEEAVDMRYAQKVKHELGDKTQVCGNISTSKTLFRGTPEEVRGEVLEALEKGVDVVAPSCGIAASSPLENIQAMVNARNEFFGI, from the coding sequence ATGAATATAAATTATACAAAAAATCTTAGGGATGTATTAAATGGTAAAAAAACTGATATTGCTCCAGTAGTAACAGTAACTCAGTCAGGGATATTAGATGCAATGGAAAGAACAGGAACCTCATGGCCTCAAGCACATGAAAATCCAGAACAAATGGCAACACTTGGAGCTTCATTATATGAACTTGCCAGATTAGAAGATGCTAAAATTCCATTTTGTCTAGCAGTTGAAGCAGAATCAATGGGTTGTGAAGTTGACTTAGGTTATGGTGGAAGAACACCAGAGGTTGTAAAATCCCCATTTGAAAAACCTGAAGATATTGAAATACCTGATAACTTTGAAACATCTGGACGTATACCTGTTATATGTGAAGCAGTTGAAATATTACATGAGCGATATGATAACCTACCAGTATGTGTTGGAATAACAGGTCCATTTACAGTGGCAGGTCATTTAATAGGAGTTGAAGATATTCTTAAAATGATTAACTTGGATTTATTTGCAGTAGAGGATGCAATAGAAATAGCAGCAGAAGCAGTTTCAGCATATATTAAACAGTTAAATGAAGTTAAACCTGAAGTTATATGTGTGGCAGATCCAACTTCATCTGGTGATTTACTTAGTCCGCTGGATTTTGCACAACTATCAGTACCTGCATTAGAGGATATTCAGGAAGTTATGAAATCACAAAATGTACTACATATTTGTGGTCATACAGCAGGTATACTTAAGGACATGCTTAGTTGTGGATATAATGGTATAAGTATTGAAGAAGCTGTTGATATGAGGTATGCTCAGAAAGTTAAACATGAACTTGGAGATAAAACACAGGTTTGTGGAAATATATCTACAAGTAAAACTCTATTTAGGGGAACTCCTGAAGAAGTAAGAGGGGAAGTATTGGAAGCATTAGAAAAAGGAGTTGATGTAGTAGCTCCTAGTTGTGGTATAGCAGCAAGTAGTCCTTTAGAAAATATACAAGCAATGGTTAATGCCCGTAATGAATTCTTTGGAATATAA